The following are from one region of the Lynx canadensis isolate LIC74 chromosome D4, mLynCan4.pri.v2, whole genome shotgun sequence genome:
- the LOC115499844 gene encoding NUT family member 2G-like gives MASEGASPVLGRHVAMDPEASVSSLTAQPFPPPAAGASHWSPRGQHSPPHVTPPFTPGSPVVLPTFCRTPLVAGDAVHGPGGTRACNVIVQVRSEWGPADAPQTQTVVLTQAPARWSPPGALCGGAACPTPLFPATAAAESPVSAPAVGGTLAGKGGSGPGLRPQAPPPAVRLAPMVPPGTAGPQPPAAAREGSLASGPAKASPADSCSPKSVYENFRRWQCFKVLARRHLPQSPDAEALSCFLIPVLRSLARLKPTMTLEEGVWRAVQEWQCRSNFDRVIYYEMAGKFMEFEAEEEIQIQKLQRVKVAQGASAPAPPKPGTQGSPALEGGRQPACIPRKAGSRAQPPCPQPHTPPQPKAPQEIPPEAVREYVDVMEGLLGPACSAPGALAGEWGQDGEEPRQDEDAIYLDPGLLSYIDKLCSQEDFITKVEAVIHPRFLAEVLSSEPQLDLLALAEKLEREEGLSLAELVEKRLVALAVEDGVPTTPSHCAATLGSGPEGEARARPGVSREACPAESECQDLRRHSRAHAHPCRPRSFAASPGQQELPALRAGGLSSPPQGPGRTPPRPDPRDAPVFREAPPAREPGGPADGSSEDEEELPSLAFLLASRHSLLPWGLSQSPAPAPGLPSPGGRGPRGAPQAPAAQRIGRSPAAPPAAKSRKRALRAGLAAAAAAAGKTPLPGASLRGSVRALAVGLLRPSLPPKRRCGSFVPGRRRKQHCSP, from the exons ATGGCCTCAGAAGGAG CATCTCCAGTGCTGGGACGGCATGTGGCCATGGACCCGGAGGCCTCCGTGTCTTCTTTGACGGCACAGCCGTTTCCCCCACCTGCTGCTGGCGCCTCGCACTGGTCACCCCGGGGGCAGCACTCGCCGCCCCACGTGACCCCGCCATTCACGCCTGGCAGCCCCGTGGTGCTGCCCACTTTCTGCAGGACACCGCTGGTGGCAGGAGATGCCGTCCATGGCCCAGGTGGGACCCGGGCCTGTAACGTCATCGTCCAGGTCAGGTCAGAGTGGGGGCCCGCAGATGCCCCCCAGACTCAGACCGTCGTCCTCACCCAGGCCCCCGCTCGCTGGAGTCCTCCCGGGGCGCTCTGTGGGGGTGCTGCGTGTCCCACACCCCTGTTCCCGGCAACGGCGGCAGCGGAGAGCCCCGTGTCCGCCCCAGCCGTCGGGGGCACCTTGGCCGGCAAGGGAGGCTCCGGCCCAGGCCTTCGACCTCAGGCTCCGCCCCCGGCTGTCCGGCTGGCCCCCATGGTGCCCCCGGGGACCGCAGGGCCGCAGCCCCCCGCAGCTGCCAGGGAGGGCAGCCTGGCCAGCGGCCCCGCCAAGGCCTCGCCCGCGGACTCCTGTAGCCCCAAGAGTGTGTACGAGAACTTCCGGCGCTGGCAGTGCTTCAAGGTCCTGGCCCGCAGGCACCTCCCGCAGAGCCCCGACGCCGAagccctctcctgctttctcat CCCGGTGCTTCGGTCCCTGGCCCGCCTGAAGCCCACCATGACGCTGGAGGAGGGAGTGTGGCGGGCCGTGCAGGAGTGGCAGTGCAGAAGCAACTTTGACCGGGTCATCTACTACGAGATGGCAGGAAA GTTCATGGAGTttgaggcagaggaggagataCAGATTCAGAAGCTGCAGCGGGTGAAGGTGGCCCAGGGCGCATCTGCTCCAGCCCCACCCAAGCCTGGAACACAGGGGTCCCCAGCCCTGGAGGGGGGCCGGCAGCCAG CCTGCATTCCCAGGAAGGCCGGCTCCAGGGCCCAGCCACCCTGCCCGCAGCCACACACACCCCCGCAGCCCAAGGCACCCCAGGAGATCCCCCCTGAGGCTGTGAGAGAGTACGTGGACGTCATGGAGGGGCTGCTGGGGCCTGCCTGCTCAGCCCCGGGGGCGCTAGCGGGGGAATGGGGACAGGACGGAGAGGAGCCACGGCAGGACGAGGACGCCATCTACCTGGACCCGGGTCTTCTCAGCTACATTGACAAGCTGTGTTCCCAGGAAGACTTCATCACCAAG GTGGAGGCAGTCATTCACCCGCGATTCCTGGCAGAAGTGCTTTCTTCAGAACCACAGCTGGATCTTTTGGCCCTCGCTGAGAAATTGGAGCGGGAGGAAGGACTCTCCCTTGCAGAG ctggTAGAGAAGAGACTGGTGGCCTTGGCGGTGGAGGACGGTGTGCCCACAACCCCGAGTCACTGTGCAGCGACACTGGGCTCCGGGCCTGAGGGTGAGGCCAGGGCCCGGCCAGGGGTCAGCCGTGAGGCCTGCCCAGCAGAGAGCGAGTGCCAGGACCTCCGGAGGCACAGCCGGGCACACGCGCACCCGTGCAGACCCAGATCCTTCGCCGCGTCTCCAGGACAACAGGAGCTGCCTGCCCTCCGGGCTGGTgggctctcctctcctccccaggggcCAGGGCGCACCCCTCCTCGGCCGGACCCCAGGGATGCCCCCGTGTTCAGAGAGGCCCCCCCTGCTAGGGAGCCTGGCGGGCCAGCAGATGGGTCCAGTGAGGACGAGGAGGAGCTGCCCAGCCTGGCCTTCCTCCTGGCCTCTCGGCACAGCCTGCTGCCCTGGGGGCTCTCCCAGAGTCCCGCTCCGGCCCCGGGCCTCCCCAGCCCTGGAGGGCGCGGGCCGCGGGGAGCTCCCCAGGCCCCCGCTGCTCAGAGAATAGGCCGCAGCCCAGCCGCTCCCCCAGCTGCCAAGTCCAGAAAGCGGGCTCTGCGTGCGGGTCtggccgctgccgctgccgctgccgggAAGACGCCCCTCCCAGGGGCCAGCCTCAGGGGCTCGGTGCGGGCCCTGGCCGTGGGGCTGCTTCGGCCCTCTCTGCCTCCAAAGAGAAGGTGTGGCTCCTTTGtcccagggaggaggagaaagcagcaCTGCAGCCCGTAG